The Chiloscyllium plagiosum isolate BGI_BamShark_2017 unplaced genomic scaffold, ASM401019v2 scaf_1484, whole genome shotgun sequence genome has a segment encoding these proteins:
- the LOC122547034 gene encoding predicted GPI-anchored protein 58 → SLQPPLSPCSLLSVPAACPQSLQPALIPCSQPSVPAASSQSLQPGLSPYSQPSVPAACPQSLQPALSPCSLLSVRAASPQSLQPALSPCSQPSVPAASPQSLQPALSPCSQPSVPAASSQSLQPALTPCSEPSVPAASSQSLQPALSPCSQLSVPAASPQSLQPAPKSNCGAKQSFLKAAKLRPVLNVPFADIHHVQECRTAESPHSRPFRV, encoded by the coding sequence TCCCTGCAGCCTCCTCTCAGTCCCTGCAGCCTCCTCTCAGTCCCTGCAGCCTGCCCTCAGTCCCTGCAGCCAGCCCTCATTCCCTGCAGCCAGCCCTCAGTCCCTGCAGCCAGCTCTCAGTCCCTGCAGCCAGGCCTCAGTCCCTACAGCCAGCCCTCAGTCCCTGCAGCCTGCCCTCAGTCCCTACAGCCAGCCCTCAGTCCCTGCAGCCTCCTCTCAGTCCGTGCAGCCAGCCCTCAGTCCCTGCAGCCAGCCCTCAGTCCCTGCAGCCAGCCCTCAGTCCCTGCAGCCAGCCCTCAGTCCCTGCAGCCAGCCCTCAGTCCCTGCAGCCAGCCCTCAGTCCCTGCAGCCAGCTCTCAGTCCCTGCAGCCAGCCCTCACTCCCTGCAGCGAGCCCTCAGTCCCTGCAGCCAGCTCTCAGTCCCTGCAGCCTGCCCTCAGTCCCTGCAGCCAGCTCTCAGTCCCTGCAGCCAGCCCTCAGTCCCTACAGCCTGCTCCCAAATCCAATTGTGGGGCCAAACAGTCCTTTTTGAAGGCTGCAAAACTGCGACCAGTGCTGAATGTTCCATTTGCTGATATCCACCATGTCCAAGAATGTAGAACTGCAGAGTCTCCCCATTCGAGGCCATTCAGGGTGTGA